One genomic window of Tribolium castaneum strain GA2 chromosome 10, icTriCast1.1, whole genome shotgun sequence includes the following:
- the LOC659625 gene encoding protein trapped in endoderm-1 produces the protein MTNVTQNIVIKYPREATIFASVCAILFCIVGVVGNLVTVVALIRCPKLRTHATTAFVLSLCISDLLFCSVNLPLTASRYIHEAWTLGDALCKLFPVLFYGNVAVSLLNMVAITLNRYVLISYHQYYNQLYSKASIWLQLLCTWGFAFLIMLPSLLGVWGQLGLNPSTFSCTILEKDGKSPKKILFLIAFVLPCVVIISSYSCIFWRVQKSRRKLKAHQQATKKEKRSSRRERDDSRLTKLMLIIFICFVLCFLPLMLVNVFDDDVKYPVLHVLASILAWASSVINPFIYAASNRQYRSAYSKLFRIVKSSVVFSESKQFSNNSLKSRDKNGQSVNYKPNPGSS, from the exons aTGACTAATGTTActcaaaatattgtaataaaatacccTCGCGAAGCCACCATTTTCGCGTCGGTTTGtgccattttattttgtatagtAGGAGTTGTCG gAAATTTGGTGACAGTCGTGGCGCTAATCCGGTGCCCGAAATTGCGAACGCATGCCACAACTGCGTTTGTTTTGTCATTGTGCATATccgatcttttgttttgttcgGTGAATCTTCCCCTGACCGCCTCCAGGTATATCCACGAGGCCTGGACGCTCGGGGATGCTCTCTGCAAATTGTTTCCGGTCTTGTTTTACGGAAACGTGGCCGTTTCTCTTCTCAATATGGTCGCGATTACATTGAACAG GTACGTTCTGATCTCGTACCATCAATATTACAATCAATTGTATTCGAAAGCCTCCATATGGTTGCAGCTGCTTTGTACTTGGGGTTTCGCTTTCTTAATAATG TTGCCGTCACTTTTGGGAGTTTGGGGACAGCTGGGTCTTAATCCTTCGACCTTTTCTTGCACGATTTTGGAAAAAGACGGCAAATCGCCGAAGAAGATTCTTTTTCTTATAGCTTTCGTACTGCCATGCGTCGTCATAATCAGTTCATACTCGTGTATATTTTGGCGAGTGCAGAAATCACGCCGAAAGTTAAAGGCGCACCA GCAAGcgacaaaaaaagaaaaacggaGTAGCCGCCGAGAACGAGACGACAGCCGACTCACCAAACTCATGTTAatcatatttatttgtttcgtattgtgttttttaccgttaatgttggttAATGTTTTTGATGACGACGTCAAGTATCCAGTTTTGCACGTATTGGCATCTATTTTAGCATGGGCTTCCAGTGTCATAAATCCATTTATATATGCGGCTAGCAATCGACAGTATAGATCAGCATATTCAAAACTGTTTAGAATTGTTAAATCCAGTGTCGTTTTCTCGGAGTCTAAGCAGTTTTCGAATAATTCACTAAAGTCGAGGGACAAAAACGGACAATCGGTTAACTACAAACCCAATCCTGGATCGTCCTAG